The following proteins are co-located in the Mesorhizobium australicum WSM2073 genome:
- a CDS encoding MATE family efflux transporter gives MDEKMPARRRTGDLTSGPIPRTLLLFALPVLGSNVLQSLNGSVNAVWVGRFLGESALTATSNANLVLFLILGTVFGIGMAATILVAQSVGARDLPEARRIVGTSATFFFLVSVVFAVCGWIWVDAILGALGTPADALPLARSYLRIIFVAVPMMNLLSFVMTVLRGAGDSRTPFIFMALAVVLDIVLNPLLIRGIGPFPELGIAGSATSTLIGQTVSVVAILIVLYARKHPLRLAGANLVLLRPDPALLRIVVFKGVPMGLQMIVISAAALTVMGIVNSYGSQVAAAYGIAAQLWTYIQMPALAIGAAVSSMAAQNVGAGRWDRIGRIAASGVGFNLVLTGALVALLWVFDRSILSLFLSSDSAAIDIAAHINTAASWSFILFGITIVLFATVRATGAVMPPLIILVISVLVVRTGFAYYMRGVIGEEALWWSFPAGSITSLILAAIYYRFGGWRSLHMIENRPAAGEPPDTGLGVPRQRANMAPETPNG, from the coding sequence ATGGACGAAAAAATGCCCGCACGCCGGCGTACCGGCGACCTGACCAGCGGCCCGATCCCGCGCACGCTGCTGCTCTTCGCCTTGCCGGTGCTCGGCTCCAACGTGCTGCAATCGCTGAACGGCTCGGTCAACGCCGTCTGGGTGGGCCGCTTCCTCGGCGAGTCGGCGCTGACCGCGACGTCCAACGCCAACCTCGTCCTGTTCCTGATCCTCGGCACGGTGTTCGGCATCGGCATGGCGGCCACAATCCTGGTGGCGCAGTCGGTCGGCGCCCGCGACCTGCCCGAGGCGCGCCGCATCGTCGGCACCAGCGCCACCTTCTTCTTCCTCGTTTCAGTGGTGTTCGCGGTCTGCGGCTGGATCTGGGTCGATGCCATCCTGGGCGCGCTCGGCACGCCGGCCGACGCCTTGCCGCTCGCACGCTCCTACCTGCGCATCATCTTCGTCGCCGTGCCGATGATGAACCTTCTGTCCTTCGTCATGACCGTGCTGCGCGGTGCGGGCGATTCACGCACCCCCTTCATCTTCATGGCATTGGCGGTCGTGCTCGACATCGTGCTCAATCCCCTGCTCATCCGCGGCATCGGCCCGTTTCCTGAACTCGGCATCGCCGGTTCCGCCACCTCGACCCTGATCGGCCAGACCGTGAGCGTCGTCGCCATCCTCATCGTGCTCTACGCGCGCAAGCATCCGTTGCGGCTGGCCGGCGCCAATCTCGTCCTGCTGCGCCCGGATCCGGCGCTGCTGCGCATCGTCGTCTTCAAGGGCGTGCCGATGGGCCTGCAGATGATCGTCATCTCGGCGGCGGCCCTGACGGTGATGGGCATCGTCAATTCCTACGGTTCGCAGGTCGCCGCCGCCTACGGCATCGCCGCGCAGCTCTGGACCTACATCCAGATGCCAGCGCTCGCCATTGGCGCCGCGGTCTCTTCCATGGCGGCGCAGAATGTCGGCGCCGGTCGCTGGGACCGGATCGGCCGCATCGCCGCCTCCGGCGTCGGTTTCAACCTTGTCCTGACCGGCGCCCTCGTCGCGCTGCTATGGGTCTTCGACCGTTCGATCCTGAGCCTGTTCCTGAGCAGCGACAGCGCGGCGATCGATATCGCCGCGCATATCAACACGGCCGCGTCCTGGTCGTTCATCCTGTTCGGCATCACCATCGTGCTGTTCGCCACGGTGCGCGCCACGGGTGCCGTGATGCCGCCGCTGATCATCCTGGTGATCTCGGTGCTCGTCGTGCGCACCGGCTTTGCCTATTACATGCGCGGCGTGATCGGCGAGGAAGCGCTGTGGTGGAGTTTTCCGGCCGGTTCGATCACGTCTCTGATCCTGGCCGCGATCTATTACCGCTTCGGCGGCTGGCGCAGCTTGCACATGATCGAGAACAGGCCGGCTGCCGGCGAGCCGCCCGACACCGGGCTTGGCGTGCCGCGCCAGCGCGCGAACATGGCGCCTGAAACGCCGAACGGCTGA
- a CDS encoding esterase-like activity of phytase family protein — protein sequence MKHLHRTASLGVALALFTALTPALADGVAYINKGLVGVGRIPADQRDKFGETFGSGSGMAIDISGWTHDAGTYKGSLWLLPDRGYNVAGTTDYRPRLNTITIEFTPVAPGAAPAAGQEQTGVKATLADTMLLTDDTGADATGLDPLSDVRAAAGDMPMLPVATNGKLALDNEAIVRLPDGSMFISDEYGPNIYRFSAQGRLMSATQPPAALVPMRKGAPNFSSDNPGPGAADPDPKDPETGRQNNQGLEGMGITPDGKFLIAVLQSAPRQDGGDSPSTRQNTRALVYDASDLAHLKLAHEYVVPLPVFKDAKGKTKIAAQSEIVALSATSFLMLARDSGNGQGLKKGDASLYRQINIVDVSGATDIAGGAFDAADKPVAPKGVLDPSVTPAKLTPFIDINDATALGHFGLHNGGAKDHNELSEKWEAMSLVSVLDPKLPDDYFLFVGNDNDFLAQDGFQVGAPYKADDGADVDTMFLVYQVTLPGLGKK from the coding sequence ATGAAACACCTGCACCGAACCGCCTCGCTCGGCGTCGCGCTGGCCTTGTTCACCGCCCTCACCCCGGCGCTTGCCGATGGCGTGGCCTACATCAACAAGGGCCTCGTCGGCGTCGGCCGCATCCCGGCCGACCAGCGCGACAAGTTCGGCGAGACCTTCGGCTCGGGCTCGGGCATGGCGATCGACATTTCGGGCTGGACACATGATGCCGGCACCTACAAGGGATCGCTCTGGCTACTGCCCGACCGTGGCTACAATGTCGCCGGCACCACCGACTACCGGCCGCGCCTCAACACCATCACCATCGAGTTCACGCCTGTCGCGCCGGGCGCTGCTCCCGCCGCCGGCCAGGAGCAGACGGGCGTCAAGGCGACGCTTGCCGACACCATGCTTCTCACAGACGACACGGGCGCCGATGCCACCGGCCTCGATCCGCTGTCGGACGTACGCGCCGCGGCCGGCGACATGCCGATGCTGCCCGTCGCCACCAATGGCAAGCTCGCGCTCGACAATGAAGCCATCGTACGGCTGCCGGACGGCTCGATGTTCATCTCCGACGAGTACGGCCCCAACATCTACAGGTTCTCCGCGCAAGGCCGCCTGATGTCGGCGACCCAGCCGCCTGCGGCCCTCGTGCCGATGCGCAAGGGAGCGCCGAACTTCTCCTCCGACAATCCCGGGCCGGGCGCCGCCGACCCTGATCCGAAGGATCCCGAAACCGGGCGCCAAAACAATCAGGGCCTCGAAGGCATGGGGATCACGCCGGACGGCAAGTTCCTGATCGCTGTGCTGCAGTCGGCTCCGAGGCAGGATGGCGGCGATTCACCCTCGACACGGCAGAACACGCGGGCGCTGGTCTATGATGCCTCCGACCTCGCCCATCTGAAGCTCGCGCATGAATATGTCGTGCCGCTGCCGGTGTTCAAGGATGCCAAGGGCAAGACCAAAATCGCCGCGCAGAGCGAGATCGTGGCGCTTTCGGCCACGTCCTTCCTGATGCTGGCGCGCGACAGCGGCAACGGCCAGGGCCTGAAGAAGGGTGACGCTTCGCTCTACCGCCAGATCAACATCGTCGACGTCTCCGGCGCGACCGACATCGCGGGCGGCGCCTTCGATGCGGCCGACAAGCCGGTCGCGCCCAAGGGCGTGCTTGATCCCTCGGTGACGCCGGCCAAGCTGACGCCGTTCATAGACATCAACGACGCCACCGCGCTTGGCCACTTCGGCCTGCACAATGGCGGCGCGAAGGACCACAACGAGCTTTCGGAGAAGTGGGAAGCGATGTCGTTGGTCAGCGTCCTCGATCCCAAGCTGCCCGACGACTATTTCCTGTTCGTCGGCAACGACAATGACTTCCTCGCCCAGGACGGCTTCCAGGTCGGCGCGCCTTACAAGGCCGACGACGGCGCCGATGTCGACACCATGTTCCTGGTCTATCAGGTCACGCTGCCAGGTCTCGGCAAGAAGTAA
- a CDS encoding glycine cleavage T C-terminal barrel domain-containing protein: MKPHCRAVVIGGGVVGASGGYTIGKSVALALVDDDFAGEGMALCVHIVGVERTARVIAASPYGPQGRAMRQ; the protein is encoded by the coding sequence TTGAAGCCGCACTGTCGCGCCGTGGTCATCGGGGGCGGCGTTGTCGGCGCCTCGGGCGGCTACACGATCGGCAAGAGCGTCGCGCTGGCGTTGGTGGACGACGATTTCGCCGGGGAGGGGATGGCGCTTTGCGTGCACATTGTCGGCGTCGAACGGACGGCGCGGGTCATCGCGGCTTCGCCCTACGGTCCCCAGGGCAGGGCGATGCGGCAATGA